The Arthrobacter sp. OAP107 DNA segment CCCTCGGGGACCCCACCGCGCACGCCGAGGTGGTGGCCATCCGCCAGGCCGCCGCGCGGCTGCGGGAACGCGCGGCTCTGGACGGCGGCAGCGGCGATGGCTGGCGGCTGGAGGACTGCACGCTGGTGGTGACCCTGGAACCGTGCGCCATGTGCGCCGGAGCGATCGTCCTGGCCCGGATCCACCGCGTGGTGTTCGGTGCGTGGGATGAGAAAGCGGGGGCCGCGGGCTCCGTGTTCGACATTCTGCGCGAGCGGCGCCTGAACCACTGGGTGGAGGTCTACGCCGGCGTGCAGGAGGAGGAATGCGGGGTGCTGCTGCGGGAGTTCTTCGCCGCCCACCGCACCGGGAGTAAGCCCAACTGACCCGGCCGGTTAGCCGGCGGCGTCCAGTGCGTCGATCCGTTCCTGCCGGGACGCGGGCGAGTCCAGGCTGAAGGAGCGGAAGTCGCCCAGGTCCTCCCGAATCCACGCCTCGACCTCGGCGATGCGCCGGTCGACGGCGGGCGTCCGGCCCGCAAAGAGCCACGCCGCGATCCTTTCGTTGCCGGGATCATACTGCCAGAGTCCGATGATCCGGCCGCGGTCAAAGATGGGGTGGTCCGGCAGGTCCGCCTGCAGCGCCAGGGTGGTGTTCAGCAGCTTCCGGTCCCTGTCCTCGTCGGCAAAGAGGTCACCCGCGTTCCGGCGATGCAGCACGAGCGAATCGGTGCCGGCCAGCAATTGGATCTGTTCGCCTTCCGGCGGGCTGAAGTCGGCGAGGCGTTCGACGTCGGCCGGCAGCATCCAGAGCACGTCGCCGGCGGCGGTGGGAACCTCCACGGCCCCGACGGCGGCGAGCGCCGCCTTGCTGTCAGTAAGGGTGAAGCCGGTGAACCACTGGGATTGCTTGATGGTGGCGCCGCCGGTCCAGCCGAGGTAGCGGCGGATCAGTTCCTCGCGGGCACCTTCGGGACCGAGCCGGCTGGGCGGCAGGCCCCACAGCGTGTAGGCGTAGCGCTGCTGGTCCAGCCGCCCGTTGACCGGAACGCGCCGGATCCGGCCATCCGCCTGCAGCAGCCCCAGAGCTGTGGGCAGCGTGGTGGCGGCCCCTTTCTTCTTGCCTTCCTCGCCCAGGTTCCGGACCGACTCCCCCAGCTCATCCTTGAGCTGCCGCGGGTCCAGCGGACCGTCCGCCTCGCCGAGGACATGCAGGATCTGTTCCTCCAGCAGCGTGATCTCGCCGCGGTCGACGCCAAGCCTGGCCAGTACCCGGAAGGCCTCTTCAGCGTTTTTGCCCAGGCTTAGCGCCCAGTCGAAGTCCTCCCGGCCCAGCACGTAGGTGCAGCCGCGGGCGGTGGGCAGTTCGTGGATCCGGAGTTCGCGGACGTCCGTGTCCACCTGGTCCCGGCGGAGTCCGGCGCGGGCGAAGAGGGTGAGGTACGGGTTGGCGCCGCCCACCGACCTCGCCCAGCCCGCCGCGGCGAGCACCTCCTGGGACGTGCGGCCGTCGAGCGTGCCGTCCAGCTCCTGCCGGTGCCAGGCCCAGGCACGGAGCAGCTCCGGGGTGAGGGCGGAGGCAGATTCCAGGGTGGCGGCAGACGGGACGTGGCTGGTCATGCCTCATTCTCCATCAGCGAGCGGTTGCGAGGAATGGCCTCCCGGCGATGCTTCCGGCGCCACGTGGCCGTGCACCTGCCGGGCAGTGGCGTCCCAGCCGGGCAGGAGATCCCGGCCGGCGAGGGCGCGCCGGCGCCATTCGGCGCGTAACGCGGGGTCCGTGAGCCAGCTGCGCAGCAGGATCGCCAGCGGTTTGGGGTTTCCTTCGGCAGAGTCTTCGAGTTCGACGACGGCGCCGGGCAGGGCGGGCTCCGCACCTTCGGGAGTCCCTGGAACTGGTTCCGCCCCCAGTCCCAGCGCCTCCACCGCCCCGGTGCCGGCCCGGACGATGACCGGCACCCCGCGGGCCACCGACTCGGTGACAGCCATGCCGAATGCCTCCACCTTGGAGATCAGCAGGCTGAGATCGGCGGCGTGCCACTGCTGTTCCAGCGCTTCGCCGGTCAGTTCGCCCGGGAGCTCCACCCGGCCGCCCAGCCCGTGTTGTTCTACCGCCGCTGCGACCTGGCGGGCGTAATCGGTGTCCGCCGTGTCCGAGCCGACGAGGGCTGCCGTCCACTCGAGGTCCTGCAGCAGGGCCAGCGCGCCGAGGAGGATCAGCTGGTCCTTATTCGGCAGCAGTGCCGCCACGGCAAGCAGGCGCGGCGGTTCGGATCCGGCGGCCACCTGGCCTCGTTCCGTTCCGGGCAGCGCCGCGCGGATGCCGGCCAGGCCGTGCCGCCGGGTAATCTCGGCGGCGGCCGAACCGCTGGTGCAGATCACGCCGGCAGCCGCCCGGAGTGCCCGGACTTCCAGGTCCGGGTGTTCGTCGAGGGGCATGTGCAGCAGGACCCATGGCGCGTGGCCGGCGGCGGCGGCCGCCTCCATCGCGTCAGGGGCGCCGGAGGCGACCAGACCGTCAACGATGGTGACGGTGGCGGTTCCTGCCGTGGTTCCCGTCGTGAGCAGGCCGGCCAGCCGCCGTCGTTCCTCCTTGCTGCCTACCGGCCAGTAGCCGGCGACCGGCTGGATGGTCACCTCGGCACCCAGGTGCTCGAGGCCCTGCGCCAGGGCGGTGTTGTAGACGTTGCCGCCTGAGTTGTGGCGGATGTTTCCGGGAACCAGGAGCCGGATGGCCGGCGGCGGGGACGGCATGGCGGTCAGCGGTGGTCGAACTCGAGGGAAAAGCTCGCCCAGGCATCCGGGTTTTCCCGCAGAGTGACGTCCAGGCCGGCGAGTTCCCGGCCGTCGTTATCGTCACGCAGGCGCTCCGCGACAGCGCCTGCGATGTACTGCGCCAGTGCCTCCGTGGTGCTCAGTTTCCCGGCGAAGTCCGGGTGCTCGTCCAGGTTGCGGTAGTTGAGGCCGGCCAGGACTTCCTCGATCATGCCGCCCGCAGCGCCGATGTCCAGCACGATGGCGTCGTCGTTGAGGGCACGACGGCGGAACGTCACCTCTGCCACAAAAG contains these protein-coding regions:
- a CDS encoding 6-carboxytetrahydropterin synthase, translated to MFSLTVRRHFMIAHSLPREAFGPAQGLHGATFVAEVTFRRRALNDDAIVLDIGAAGGMIEEVLAGLNYRNLDEHPDFAGKLSTTEALAQYIAGAVAERLRDDNDGRELAGLDVTLRENPDAWASFSLEFDHR
- a CDS encoding nucleoside deaminase translates to MAPADPQHLEWMGLALQEARRALTTEDVPIGAVVIGPDGSVLGTGRNEREALGDPTAHAEVVAIRQAAARLRERAALDGGSGDGWRLEDCTLVVTLEPCAMCAGAIVLARIHRVVFGAWDEKAGAAGSVFDILRERRLNHWVEVYAGVQEEECGVLLREFFAAHRTGSKPN
- a CDS encoding crosslink repair DNA glycosylase YcaQ family protein; its protein translation is MTSHVPSAATLESASALTPELLRAWAWHRQELDGTLDGRTSQEVLAAAGWARSVGGANPYLTLFARAGLRRDQVDTDVRELRIHELPTARGCTYVLGREDFDWALSLGKNAEEAFRVLARLGVDRGEITLLEEQILHVLGEADGPLDPRQLKDELGESVRNLGEEGKKKGAATTLPTALGLLQADGRIRRVPVNGRLDQQRYAYTLWGLPPSRLGPEGAREELIRRYLGWTGGATIKQSQWFTGFTLTDSKAALAAVGAVEVPTAAGDVLWMLPADVERLADFSPPEGEQIQLLAGTDSLVLHRRNAGDLFADEDRDRKLLNTTLALQADLPDHPIFDRGRIIGLWQYDPGNERIAAWLFAGRTPAVDRRIAEVEAWIREDLGDFRSFSLDSPASRQERIDALDAAG
- a CDS encoding glycosyltransferase, with product MPSPPPAIRLLVPGNIRHNSGGNVYNTALAQGLEHLGAEVTIQPVAGYWPVGSKEERRRLAGLLTTGTTAGTATVTIVDGLVASGAPDAMEAAAAAGHAPWVLLHMPLDEHPDLEVRALRAAAGVICTSGSAAAEITRRHGLAGIRAALPGTERGQVAAGSEPPRLLAVAALLPNKDQLILLGALALLQDLEWTAALVGSDTADTDYARQVAAAVEQHGLGGRVELPGELTGEALEQQWHAADLSLLISKVEAFGMAVTESVARGVPVIVRAGTGAVEALGLGAEPVPGTPEGAEPALPGAVVELEDSAEGNPKPLAILLRSWLTDPALRAEWRRRALAGRDLLPGWDATARQVHGHVAPEASPGGHSSQPLADGE